From Rudanella lutea DSM 19387, a single genomic window includes:
- a CDS encoding glycoside hydrolase family 88/105 protein, whose product MTQLLTLTLWLALCAWAGAQPVPKPAEVLQTVQHVNDYWQKARPTHGNAFWDNAAYHTGNMEAYFLTKNEVYRRYSEAWAEQNEWKGAKSDNRANWKYTYGETDEYVLFGDWQICFQTYVDLYNLQPDARKIARAREVMEFQMSTPYSGYWWWADGLYMVMPVMTKLYKLTGNRLYLQKLHEYFTFANGIMYDADTRLYYRDAKYVYPAHKTANGLKDFWSRGDGWVFAGLAKVLADLPADDPHRAEYIDKFKGMAEAIRKAQQPDGYWTRSLLDPAQAPGPETSGTAFFTYGFLWGINNGLLDERTYRPTVLNAWKYLSTVALQPDGRIGYVQPIGEKAIPGQVVNASSTTNFGVGAFLLAACELHRYVSK is encoded by the coding sequence ATGACCCAACTCCTAACGCTAACTCTCTGGCTGGCCTTGTGCGCGTGGGCCGGAGCCCAGCCCGTGCCCAAACCGGCCGAGGTGCTGCAAACAGTTCAGCACGTTAATGATTACTGGCAAAAAGCCAGACCTACCCACGGGAACGCCTTTTGGGACAATGCCGCCTACCATACCGGTAATATGGAGGCTTATTTTCTGACCAAAAACGAGGTCTACCGGCGTTATTCCGAAGCCTGGGCCGAGCAGAACGAGTGGAAGGGGGCCAAATCGGACAACCGGGCTAACTGGAAGTACACCTACGGCGAAACAGATGAGTACGTGCTCTTTGGCGACTGGCAGATCTGCTTTCAGACCTACGTTGACCTGTACAACCTGCAACCCGACGCCCGGAAGATAGCCCGCGCCCGCGAGGTGATGGAGTTCCAGATGAGTACACCCTACAGCGGGTACTGGTGGTGGGCCGATGGCCTGTACATGGTGATGCCGGTAATGACCAAGCTGTACAAGCTGACCGGAAATCGGCTGTATCTCCAGAAACTGCACGAATACTTCACCTTTGCCAATGGCATTATGTACGATGCCGACACCCGCCTGTACTACCGCGATGCCAAGTATGTGTACCCGGCTCACAAAACGGCCAATGGGCTGAAAGATTTCTGGTCGCGGGGGGATGGCTGGGTGTTTGCCGGCCTTGCTAAAGTGCTGGCCGACCTGCCCGCCGACGACCCGCACCGGGCCGAGTACATCGACAAGTTTAAGGGTATGGCCGAGGCCATCAGGAAAGCGCAGCAACCCGATGGCTACTGGACCCGCAGCCTGCTCGATCCGGCGCAGGCACCCGGCCCCGAAACCAGCGGCACCGCTTTTTTTACGTACGGGTTTCTGTGGGGTATCAACAACGGCCTGCTCGATGAGCGCACGTACCGGCCCACGGTCCTGAACGCCTGGAAATACCTCTCCACGGTGGCTCTGCAACCCGATGGCCGAATCGGGTACGTACAGCCCATTGGTGAGAAAGCCATTCCGGGGCAGGTTGTCAACGCCAGCTCGACTACCAATTTTGGCGTCGGTGCGTTTTTGCTGGCCGCGTGTGAGCTGCATCGGTACGTGTCCAAATAG
- a CDS encoding ThuA domain-containing protein has translation MNRNTFLQTLAGALGLSSLEAGARPEASAAKPYIVFVTGDHEYSSELTLPIIAAELEKKYGMRTKVLTAYPDYNAEKDIPGLEALADADVAVFYLRWRLLPKEQLAHIDKYLKSGKPVIGFRTTTHAFNYPEGDDRRPWNAFGEFAFGSPPGWGGAAKHTHYGHKSTTDVSVIPEAAKNPILTGVAPAFHAASWLYRVRPDFPPKDATLLLMGKAVNPDKEAIDNPVAWTWKNQWGGRAFLTTLGHPEDFQVESFQRLVINAIHWAAGKPVPKNWKGSMTINVPYGHPAKS, from the coding sequence ATGAATCGTAACACCTTCTTACAGACTTTGGCGGGAGCGCTGGGTCTGAGTTCACTCGAAGCCGGGGCCAGGCCTGAGGCTTCGGCGGCCAAGCCATACATCGTTTTCGTTACCGGCGACCATGAATACAGCAGTGAACTGACGCTGCCAATCATTGCGGCCGAACTGGAGAAGAAGTACGGTATGCGAACCAAGGTACTCACCGCCTACCCCGACTACAACGCCGAGAAGGATATTCCGGGGCTCGAAGCCCTGGCCGATGCCGATGTGGCCGTGTTTTACCTGCGCTGGCGGCTACTTCCCAAAGAGCAGCTGGCCCATATCGACAAGTATCTGAAGTCGGGTAAGCCGGTGATCGGTTTTCGTACTACCACGCACGCGTTCAACTACCCCGAAGGCGACGACCGCCGACCCTGGAACGCCTTCGGTGAGTTTGCGTTTGGAAGCCCTCCGGGCTGGGGCGGTGCGGCCAAACACACGCACTACGGCCACAAAAGCACAACCGATGTATCGGTGATACCAGAAGCGGCCAAAAACCCGATTCTGACGGGTGTAGCACCAGCTTTCCACGCGGCCTCGTGGCTGTACCGGGTTCGGCCCGATTTCCCGCCCAAAGACGCGACCCTGCTGCTGATGGGCAAAGCCGTGAACCCCGACAAAGAAGCCATTGACAACCCCGTGGCTTGGACCTGGAAAAACCAATGGGGCGGCCGGGCATTTCTGACCACCTTAGGGCATCCCGAAGATTTTCAAGTTGAGTCGTTTCAGCGGCTGGTCATCAACGCCATTCACTGGGCGGCTGGCAAACCGGTTCCCAAAAACTGGAAAGGCAGCATGACCATCAACGTACCCTACGGCCACCCGGCTAAATCCTGA
- a CDS encoding DUF4861 family protein, whose translation MVIWIFVQYLICDNMRFSILLPCLLAIAGPVLAQQGNLNITNPGTAAYESAVVEIPWSTVAKAYPQVDTAQLRVVRADNGQEVAYQLEKKGGSAVQNLLVQVTVAPKGSVGLVLSKGKPTPVKPMTYGRYVPERYDDFAWENDRVAFRIYGKALNGRSDNAYGSDIWAKRTPELIINKWYKQNDYHKDNGDGLDYYKVGLTLGAGDVGVFLNDSIQYIHNYTTWEVLDNGPLRTTFRVKYDPYTFKGVTVTQTKTISLDAGAQLSKIRVDVTHTAPGQLPMVAGIVLRPEESPLLLDDKNGVLGYWEPKHGPDGTIGVGCVFPGKSAGMMRKYGHGLARLAVKSGDGITYYSGGAWDKAGLITSSDAWFAYLQAHANRLRQPLVVTTSAPRKAGR comes from the coding sequence ATGGTGATATGGATTTTTGTGCAATACCTGATCTGCGATAATATGCGCTTCTCGATTTTACTCCCTTGTTTACTGGCCATTGCCGGGCCGGTACTGGCTCAGCAGGGCAACCTGAACATTACCAACCCGGGTACGGCGGCTTACGAGTCGGCGGTGGTCGAAATCCCGTGGTCGACCGTAGCGAAAGCATACCCTCAGGTCGATACGGCCCAACTTCGTGTGGTACGCGCCGACAATGGGCAGGAGGTTGCCTATCAGCTGGAGAAAAAAGGAGGGTCGGCCGTGCAGAACCTGCTCGTACAGGTTACGGTGGCACCCAAAGGGTCGGTGGGGCTGGTGCTGAGCAAAGGGAAACCAACCCCCGTGAAGCCTATGACTTACGGCCGGTACGTACCCGAACGCTACGATGACTTTGCCTGGGAAAACGACCGGGTGGCGTTTCGTATCTACGGCAAGGCCCTCAACGGTCGCTCCGATAATGCCTACGGCTCCGACATCTGGGCCAAGCGCACGCCCGAACTGATCATTAACAAATGGTATAAGCAAAACGACTACCACAAAGACAATGGCGACGGGCTCGATTATTACAAGGTGGGCCTGACCCTCGGTGCGGGCGACGTGGGCGTTTTCCTGAATGACTCCATTCAATACATCCATAATTACACGACCTGGGAGGTGCTCGACAACGGCCCGCTCCGTACCACGTTTCGGGTGAAGTACGACCCGTACACCTTCAAGGGCGTGACCGTCACCCAAACCAAGACGATTTCGCTCGATGCGGGCGCTCAGTTGAGCAAAATCCGGGTCGATGTGACGCATACCGCACCGGGTCAGCTGCCCATGGTAGCCGGGATTGTGCTGCGGCCCGAAGAGAGCCCGTTGCTGCTTGACGATAAAAACGGGGTACTTGGCTATTGGGAGCCCAAACACGGCCCCGATGGTACCATCGGGGTAGGGTGCGTATTTCCGGGCAAGTCGGCTGGGATGATGCGCAAATACGGTCACGGACTGGCCCGGCTTGCCGTGAAGTCGGGTGATGGTATCACGTACTACAGCGGAGGGGCCTGGGACAAAGCCGGTCTGATTACCTCCTCCGATGCCTGGTTTGCCTACCTGCAAGCCCACGCCAATCGGCTCCGGCAGCCGTTGGTCGTGACCACATCGGCCCCGCGCAAAGCTGGCCGGTGA
- a CDS encoding sialidase family protein translates to MTTRFRLLLLLCLCLGASVTSFAGTIFGDTTRAFAVPTLTSTPKGTVALSWTEKDQNGQIFFYWAESADRGKTFGAKKLIFASSGIGNSRLMRPKLLFRPNGTAVAVFALRGEQPAAAAQAKTEEHNHNEHQGHGAPAPKPAASSNRGGGGRPSDLQIVFAQSTDGGNTWTKPAPVHQDKTPNIVRGFFDATVLANGEIGVAYLNDIVGQAHQRDLRLVTSTNGVFGAEKVLDPFVCDCCNISLLVDKAGALHVHYRENQENIRDIARMTSTDNGLTFGKPAIMSPDNWKVNGCPHSGPTSSTGGGQNLVAWFSGANDAPGIRVIDQTTGKRLFVIDEATAKNAYLVPAPASSVLLWEQSQVSETGATSMIAYRNILKGQQPTTKMVDGSVSGTNASGLVSNGKLLVAYEVRNPNNRNSMAVAQLDL, encoded by the coding sequence ATGACAACGCGTTTTCGTCTGCTGTTGCTGTTGTGTCTCTGCCTCGGAGCGAGCGTAACGAGCTTTGCCGGCACTATTTTTGGCGACACTACCCGGGCTTTTGCGGTGCCTACACTCACCAGTACGCCCAAAGGTACAGTGGCCCTCTCCTGGACTGAGAAAGACCAGAACGGTCAGATTTTTTTCTACTGGGCAGAGTCGGCCGACCGGGGTAAGACGTTCGGGGCTAAGAAGCTGATTTTTGCCTCGTCGGGCATTGGCAACTCGCGCCTGATGCGCCCGAAGCTACTGTTCCGGCCCAATGGTACGGCGGTAGCGGTGTTTGCCCTGCGCGGTGAGCAACCAGCCGCGGCTGCGCAGGCAAAGACCGAAGAGCATAACCATAATGAACATCAGGGCCACGGTGCCCCGGCTCCGAAACCGGCTGCCAGCAGCAACCGGGGCGGTGGTGGTCGGCCGAGCGACCTCCAGATTGTGTTTGCCCAGTCGACCGATGGAGGGAACACCTGGACCAAACCAGCTCCTGTGCATCAGGACAAAACCCCGAACATTGTGCGGGGCTTCTTCGACGCAACCGTACTGGCCAACGGCGAAATTGGTGTAGCGTACCTGAACGATATTGTAGGGCAGGCTCATCAGCGTGATTTGCGACTCGTCACCTCAACCAATGGCGTGTTTGGGGCCGAGAAAGTGCTCGATCCGTTTGTGTGCGACTGCTGTAACATCAGCCTGCTCGTCGATAAGGCGGGGGCGCTGCACGTACACTACCGCGAAAATCAGGAAAACATCCGCGACATTGCCCGGATGACCTCTACCGACAACGGCCTGACGTTTGGAAAGCCCGCCATTATGTCGCCCGACAACTGGAAAGTGAACGGGTGCCCGCACTCAGGCCCAACTTCGAGCACGGGTGGTGGCCAGAATTTGGTGGCCTGGTTCTCGGGTGCCAACGACGCCCCCGGTATCCGGGTAATTGACCAGACAACGGGTAAGCGGTTGTTTGTGATTGATGAAGCCACGGCGAAGAATGCTTATCTGGTGCCAGCACCGGCTTCGTCGGTGCTGCTGTGGGAGCAGAGCCAGGTATCAGAAACGGGTGCTACCTCGATGATTGCGTACCGCAATATCCTGAAAGGTCAGCAACCGACTACCAAAATGGTCGATGGGTCGGTCAGCGGTACCAACGCGAGTGGTCTGGTAAGCAACGGCAAACTGCTCGTAGCCTACGAAGTTCGCAACCCAAACAACCGCAACTCCATGGCCGTAGCCCAGCTCGATTTGTAG
- a CDS encoding SDR family oxidoreductase, whose amino-acid sequence MTTVLNTFSLTGKVALVTGCKRGIGKAMAEALAEAGADIIGVSANLEPEGSAVAQAVEARGRRFFAYQADFGKRDSLNAFIAQVKHDHPVIDILVNNAGTILRKPAAEHPDEYWDEVIAINQTAQFILTREIGRDMIARGSGKVIFTASLLTFQGGINVPGYAASKGAVGSLVKAFANEWAGQGVNVNAIAPGYISTDNTEALRADPARSQSILSRIPANRWGEPEDFKGPVVFLASDAAGYVNGTVLTVDGGWMGR is encoded by the coding sequence ATGACTACTGTTTTAAACACATTTTCTCTGACGGGCAAGGTAGCCCTTGTAACCGGTTGCAAGCGCGGTATTGGTAAAGCGATGGCCGAGGCCCTTGCCGAGGCTGGTGCTGATATTATTGGTGTGTCGGCCAATCTTGAACCCGAAGGCAGTGCCGTAGCGCAGGCTGTTGAAGCGCGTGGCCGCCGATTTTTCGCGTATCAGGCCGATTTCGGCAAGCGAGATTCGCTCAATGCGTTCATCGCGCAGGTGAAGCACGACCATCCGGTTATCGATATTCTGGTGAATAACGCGGGGACTATTTTGCGGAAACCGGCCGCCGAGCATCCCGATGAGTACTGGGATGAAGTGATCGCTATTAACCAAACAGCACAATTTATTCTGACCCGCGAAATTGGCCGCGATATGATTGCCCGTGGGAGCGGCAAAGTGATTTTTACGGCTTCGCTGCTGACGTTTCAGGGTGGGATCAACGTACCCGGTTATGCCGCGAGCAAAGGTGCGGTAGGTAGCCTGGTGAAGGCATTTGCCAACGAGTGGGCCGGTCAGGGTGTCAACGTAAACGCCATTGCACCGGGCTACATCTCAACCGACAATACCGAAGCACTCCGTGCCGACCCCGCCCGCTCGCAGTCGATTCTGAGCCGAATTCCGGCCAACCGCTGGGGGGAGCCCGAAGACTTCAAAGGTCCGGTCGTTTTTCTGGCATCCGATGCCGCCGGGTATGTGAACGGCACCGTGCTGACCGTGGATGGTGGCTGGATGGGCCGGTAG
- a CDS encoding DUF2264 domain-containing protein, with translation MKHWCLVLMLTGLKLILVGCPGLAQKSKKKVLAAPVPVSDRQFWLAEMDRMVRPVVTSLAADSLRIRMPKVTSNRVDNREHRIQVQYVEVLGRVLSGMAPWLQGEGGPPNEVALRNQYRQWVLKGVSNALDSTRKDYMRFDVGGQQIVDASFIAYAFVRAPWLWEHLSKTDQDRLAGAIRSTRRFKPAFSNWLLFSAMNEAFLCRYGYDWDPMRVDYALQQLEQWYVGDGMYSDGVHYAFDYYNSYVIHPYLAGIVDIIGKKTNAYNGMIAKIRKRNERYAIIQERLINADGSFPPTGRSLVYRGAAFHHLADMAWRKALPADLKPAQVRGALTAVIKKTLESPSTYNNGWLTIGLYGAQPDIADVYNNQGSLYLATAIFLPLGLPDTDPFWADPPAKWSALRVWSGDDFPHDKSADLR, from the coding sequence ATGAAGCACTGGTGTTTAGTCCTGATGCTGACCGGCCTCAAACTCATACTGGTGGGGTGCCCCGGTTTGGCCCAGAAATCGAAAAAGAAGGTTCTAGCCGCACCGGTTCCGGTAAGCGACCGGCAGTTCTGGCTGGCCGAAATGGATCGGATGGTGCGTCCGGTTGTTACGAGCCTGGCCGCCGACAGCCTCCGTATCCGAATGCCCAAAGTAACGTCGAACCGCGTCGACAATCGCGAGCACCGGATTCAGGTGCAGTACGTGGAGGTGCTGGGCCGGGTGTTGAGCGGCATGGCCCCCTGGCTTCAGGGCGAAGGCGGTCCGCCCAATGAGGTAGCCCTCCGCAATCAATACCGCCAATGGGTGCTCAAAGGTGTATCCAATGCGCTCGACTCGACCAGAAAAGACTACATGCGGTTCGATGTTGGCGGTCAGCAGATTGTCGATGCTTCGTTTATCGCCTATGCCTTTGTGCGGGCACCCTGGCTCTGGGAGCATTTGTCCAAAACCGATCAGGATCGGCTGGCAGGCGCCATTCGGAGTACGCGCCGGTTTAAGCCCGCGTTTTCGAACTGGCTCCTGTTTTCGGCCATGAACGAGGCTTTCCTGTGCCGGTACGGCTACGATTGGGACCCTATGCGTGTCGATTACGCGTTGCAGCAGTTGGAGCAGTGGTACGTGGGGGATGGCATGTATTCCGATGGCGTGCATTACGCTTTCGACTACTACAACAGCTACGTGATTCACCCGTATCTGGCCGGTATTGTCGACATTATCGGTAAGAAGACTAATGCCTACAACGGCATGATTGCCAAAATCCGAAAGCGCAACGAACGCTACGCGATCATTCAGGAACGGCTGATCAATGCCGACGGGAGTTTCCCGCCTACAGGACGCTCGCTGGTGTACCGGGGGGCGGCTTTTCATCATCTGGCTGATATGGCCTGGCGAAAAGCACTCCCCGCCGACCTCAAGCCTGCTCAGGTGCGGGGGGCGCTCACGGCCGTTATCAAGAAAACGCTCGAAAGCCCTTCTACGTACAACAACGGCTGGCTCACCATTGGGTTGTACGGGGCCCAGCCCGACATTGCCGATGTGTACAATAATCAGGGCAGCCTGTACCTGGCAACGGCTATTTTTCTGCCGCTCGGCCTGCCCGACACCGATCCGTTCTGGGCCGATCCGCCCGCTAAATGGAGTGCTCTGCGCGTTTGGAGTGGCGATGATTTTCCGCATGATAAAAGCGCCGACTTGCGCTAA
- a CDS encoding sugar phosphate isomerase/epimerase family protein — MTTDSLQPQPRSLKIGFNLLVWTATLSEQMNPMAERLKTIGYDGIECYLGETDTQVYQRYGDHLKQLGLSSSAVITLGPDENPVSESAAVRAKGLDRLKVAIDCAHAMNADVICGPFHSAFATFSRQAPTDDEYNRSAEVLHQAGDYAAQAGILLTPEALNRFECYLCNTMTQLADLVRRADHPNVRAMFDTHHANMEEKKYADAIATISPVLAHVHISENDRGTPGSGHIPWDDAFSALAKANYRGWLTIEAFTRNDPDFANAINVWREYNEPWNIAEQGLQFIRQMMNKHSLGA; from the coding sequence ATGACAACCGACTCCCTCCAACCTCAACCCCGATCATTGAAAATAGGCTTCAATTTGCTCGTCTGGACAGCCACGCTGTCGGAGCAGATGAACCCCATGGCCGAACGGCTCAAAACAATTGGTTACGATGGCATTGAGTGCTACCTCGGCGAAACCGATACCCAGGTGTACCAACGCTACGGCGACCACCTGAAACAGTTGGGCTTGTCGTCGTCGGCGGTGATTACGCTCGGCCCCGACGAGAACCCAGTGAGCGAATCGGCCGCTGTACGGGCTAAGGGCCTCGACCGGCTCAAGGTGGCTATCGACTGTGCGCACGCTATGAACGCCGACGTCATTTGTGGGCCTTTCCATTCGGCGTTTGCCACATTCTCGCGGCAGGCACCTACCGACGACGAATACAACCGGAGCGCCGAAGTACTCCACCAGGCAGGCGACTATGCCGCTCAGGCCGGTATTCTGCTCACGCCCGAGGCCCTCAACCGGTTTGAGTGTTACCTCTGCAACACCATGACCCAGCTGGCCGATCTGGTCCGGCGCGCCGACCACCCCAACGTGCGGGCTATGTTCGACACGCACCACGCCAACATGGAGGAGAAAAAATACGCCGACGCCATTGCCACCATTTCGCCGGTGCTGGCCCACGTGCACATCAGCGAAAACGACCGGGGCACGCCCGGTTCGGGCCATATCCCGTGGGACGATGCCTTTTCGGCACTGGCCAAAGCCAATTACCGGGGCTGGCTCACTATAGAAGCCTTCACCCGCAACGATCCCGATTTTGCCAATGCCATCAACGTCTGGCGCGAATACAACGAACCCTGGAACATTGCCGAACAGGGCCTACAGTTTATCCGCCAAATGATGAACAAACACAGCTTAGGTGCTTAA
- the kduI gene encoding 5-dehydro-4-deoxy-D-glucuronate isomerase, with translation MQSEQNSLTPTTTGAKIAFESRYASSPNEVKTMTTEGLRQAFLIEKLFVADEFRWTLSFFDRYLTGGIMPVSGSVSLEAPESLKAAYFLERRELGMINVGGPGRVVADGVAYDLEYKEALYIGQGTKSVEFMSHDEDKPARFYLNSTPAHTNYPTRKVSRQEANKLEMGSLETANNRTINQMLINKVLPTCQLQMGMTELKTGSVWNTMPAHTHDRRMEVYFYFEIPEGQAVCHFMGEPQETRHIWMQNEQAVISPNWSIHSGAGTSNYTFIWGMAGENLDYGDMDFCAIPDLR, from the coding sequence ATGCAGTCTGAACAAAACTCCCTGACCCCCACAACGACCGGGGCCAAAATAGCGTTTGAGAGCCGCTATGCCAGCTCACCCAACGAAGTGAAAACCATGACCACCGAAGGGCTTCGGCAGGCGTTTCTGATCGAAAAGCTGTTTGTGGCTGATGAGTTTCGCTGGACGCTGTCGTTTTTTGATCGCTACCTGACGGGAGGCATCATGCCGGTATCGGGGTCTGTGTCGCTCGAAGCGCCCGAGTCGCTCAAAGCCGCTTATTTTCTGGAACGTCGGGAGTTGGGGATGATCAACGTAGGCGGTCCGGGCCGGGTAGTGGCCGATGGCGTCGCCTACGACCTTGAGTATAAAGAAGCGTTGTACATTGGACAGGGGACAAAATCGGTGGAGTTTATGTCGCACGACGAAGACAAACCGGCCCGTTTTTACCTCAACTCGACACCCGCCCACACCAACTACCCGACCCGGAAGGTGTCGCGGCAGGAGGCCAACAAGCTCGAAATGGGGAGCCTCGAAACGGCCAACAACCGGACCATCAATCAGATGCTGATCAACAAGGTGCTGCCTACCTGTCAGTTACAAATGGGCATGACCGAGCTGAAAACGGGGAGTGTCTGGAACACCATGCCCGCGCATACCCACGACCGGCGTATGGAGGTTTATTTTTACTTTGAAATACCCGAAGGGCAGGCCGTATGCCATTTTATGGGGGAGCCGCAGGAAACCCGGCATATCTGGATGCAAAACGAGCAGGCCGTCATTTCGCCCAACTGGTCGATTCACTCCGGGGCTGGTACATCAAACTACACGTTTATCTGGGGCATGGCGGGCGAAAACCTCGACTATGGTGATATGGATTTTTGTGCAATACCTGATCTGCGATAA
- a CDS encoding sugar ABC transporter substrate-binding protein, which translates to MKHAFKPLLVALTLLAVGCSQSASDSKTDSADGKKLVIGASMLSMQHEFVVNVHDEMTKKAEETGIELISVDAERSAIKQVEQIESFIAQNVDAIILNPAEVEACSPAVTKALAANIPIINVNSETGVKPTAFVGSDDVEAGRIAMQFLADKLGGKGNVVMLEGYMGQAGQLKRAQGAMEVLKKYPNMKMLANQTAEWDRAKGMALMENWIQAYGNQINAVFAHNDEMGLGAVKALVDAGLKDKILVVSIDAIPDALQAMQKGNLDATVFQNAEQQGAKAVETAIKAAKKQPFDKETLIPFQLVTKANMAQFVKK; encoded by the coding sequence ATGAAACACGCGTTTAAACCCCTACTCGTAGCCCTTACTTTACTGGCCGTTGGTTGCAGCCAATCAGCGTCGGATAGCAAAACCGACAGTGCCGACGGCAAGAAACTCGTTATCGGGGCCAGTATGCTCAGTATGCAGCATGAGTTTGTGGTCAATGTACACGACGAGATGACCAAGAAGGCCGAGGAAACCGGTATCGAGCTCATTTCGGTCGATGCCGAGCGGTCGGCCATCAAGCAGGTGGAGCAGATTGAGAGCTTTATCGCGCAGAATGTCGATGCCATTATTCTGAACCCGGCCGAAGTCGAGGCCTGTTCGCCCGCCGTTACCAAAGCGTTGGCCGCCAATATTCCCATTATCAACGTTAACTCCGAAACCGGTGTAAAGCCTACCGCTTTTGTGGGTTCCGACGATGTAGAAGCTGGCCGCATTGCCATGCAGTTTCTGGCCGATAAACTCGGCGGTAAGGGCAATGTTGTGATGCTTGAAGGCTACATGGGGCAGGCCGGACAACTGAAGCGGGCGCAGGGGGCTATGGAAGTCCTCAAAAAATACCCGAACATGAAGATGCTCGCCAACCAGACGGCCGAATGGGACCGCGCCAAGGGTATGGCCCTGATGGAAAACTGGATTCAGGCCTACGGAAATCAGATCAACGCGGTATTTGCCCATAACGACGAAATGGGCCTGGGAGCCGTGAAAGCCCTGGTAGATGCCGGTTTGAAAGACAAAATCCTGGTAGTTAGCATCGACGCCATTCCCGACGCTCTGCAAGCCATGCAGAAAGGAAACCTCGACGCGACAGTGTTCCAAAACGCCGAGCAACAGGGGGCAAAAGCCGTTGAAACGGCCATCAAAGCCGCCAAAAAGCAACCGTTTGACAAAGAGACCCTGATTCCGTTTCAGCTGGTCACGAAAGCAAACATGGCCCAGTTCGTTAAAAAATAA